A genome region from Acidisarcina sp. includes the following:
- the mmuM gene encoding homocysteine S-methyltransferase, protein MTPREELNLDGLRVIDGAMATELERRGCDLSSGIWSARVLEDSPASIEEVHRSYLQAGADCLLTASYQVSIEGYAEQGLPPEAAAAALRRSVSVAESARTWYRSLSPRHVWIGASLGPYGAILHNGAEYHGNYAISFDQLVQFHAQRIAILAGTNADFLAFETIPSLDEAGAILIALESHPGVAAWLSFTCTDQAHIAHGERLSDCGRLLDGHPQVVAIGINCTAPALILPLLGELRPATRKPIVVYPNSGEIWDASHRAWRGSSDPGDFAAQAAAWYAAGAQAVGGCCRTTPEHIHHIRQTLPASLG, encoded by the coding sequence ATGACGCCGCGTGAAGAACTCAACCTGGATGGGCTCCGCGTCATCGATGGCGCTATGGCAACGGAGCTGGAGCGCCGGGGCTGCGATCTGTCCAGCGGAATATGGTCGGCACGCGTGCTGGAAGACTCGCCCGCCTCTATTGAGGAGGTCCACCGCAGCTATCTTCAGGCCGGAGCCGACTGCCTGCTCACCGCCAGCTACCAAGTCTCCATTGAGGGATATGCCGAACAGGGGCTGCCACCCGAGGCAGCCGCAGCCGCCTTGCGCCGCTCCGTCTCCGTGGCGGAGTCCGCTCGCACCTGGTATCGATCCCTTTCTCCACGCCACGTCTGGATCGGCGCCTCTCTCGGTCCCTACGGAGCCATCCTCCACAATGGCGCAGAGTATCACGGCAACTACGCCATCTCCTTCGACCAGCTCGTCCAGTTCCATGCGCAGCGCATCGCGATCCTTGCCGGGACCAACGCCGATTTCCTCGCGTTTGAGACCATCCCATCCCTCGACGAAGCCGGAGCCATTCTTATCGCGCTCGAGAGTCATCCTGGTGTCGCCGCCTGGCTAAGCTTCACCTGCACGGACCAGGCCCACATCGCCCACGGTGAGCGGCTCAGCGACTGCGGCAGGCTGCTCGATGGACACCCCCAGGTTGTCGCCATTGGGATCAACTGCACCGCACCGGCCCTCATCCTTCCTCTCCTCGGAGAGCTGCGGCCAGCCACCAGGAAACCGATTGTGGTCTACCCCAACTCCGGCGAGATCTGGGATGCCAGCCATCGAGCGTGGCGGGGAAGCTCGGACCCTGGCGATTTTGCCGCCCAGGCAGCCGCCTGGTACGCTGCCGGGGCGCAAGCCGTCGGCGGCTGCTGCCGCACCACTCCAGAGCATATCCACCACATTCGTCAGACCTTGCCAGCCTCTCTCGGATAA
- a CDS encoding Fic family protein, giving the protein MSETDPSARPGRYIVKQFEGETVRAFMPPPLPPVPPVDLARFQILLEQGNQAIGRLDGLASLLPDLSLLLYTYVRKEAVLSSQIEGTQSSLSDLLLYENDEAPGVPVEDVQEVSNYVAAMNHGLERMRSGFPLSLRLIREIHEILLSKGRGSGKQPGEFRRSQNWIGGSRPGNAVFVPPPPELLNECLSQLELFLHDEHTGLPLLIRAGLVHVQFETIHPFLDGNGRLGRLLITFLLCAESALREPILYLSLYFKTNRAGYYELLDRVRTKGDWEAWLDFFLTGVRDTADQAANAAREILNLFNRDQKKIETLGRPAASVLRVFQHMQRNPIIAIPSTAKRIGISAPTVAKSLGHMIDLGILEETTGRERHRLFVYRRYLDILNEGTEPLR; this is encoded by the coding sequence GTGTCAGAGACCGATCCGTCCGCCCGACCAGGCCGCTATATCGTTAAGCAGTTTGAGGGCGAGACTGTTCGAGCTTTCATGCCTCCACCGTTGCCGCCTGTGCCGCCGGTGGATCTGGCGCGGTTTCAGATCCTGCTGGAACAGGGCAATCAGGCCATCGGCCGGCTCGACGGTCTGGCCTCGCTCCTTCCCGACCTATCGCTGCTCCTTTATACATATGTTCGCAAGGAGGCCGTGCTCTCCTCTCAGATCGAAGGCACGCAGTCTTCGCTTTCTGATCTCCTGCTTTACGAGAACGATGAGGCGCCGGGAGTGCCCGTAGAGGATGTGCAGGAGGTCTCGAACTATGTCGCGGCCATGAATCACGGTCTGGAGCGAATGCGTTCGGGCTTTCCGTTGAGTCTTAGGCTGATTCGGGAGATTCACGAGATTCTGCTCTCCAAAGGAAGAGGCAGCGGCAAGCAGCCGGGCGAGTTTCGCCGCAGCCAAAATTGGATTGGCGGCAGCCGCCCAGGGAATGCGGTCTTCGTACCGCCTCCTCCGGAACTTCTGAATGAGTGCCTCAGCCAATTGGAGCTATTCCTGCATGACGAGCACACGGGCTTGCCCTTGCTGATTCGAGCGGGCCTGGTGCATGTGCAATTTGAGACAATTCACCCGTTTCTGGACGGCAACGGACGGCTTGGGCGGCTGCTCATTACGTTCCTGCTTTGCGCAGAGAGTGCGCTACGGGAGCCGATCCTCTACCTTAGCCTTTATTTCAAAACCAATCGTGCGGGGTACTATGAATTGCTCGACCGCGTACGAACCAAGGGCGATTGGGAAGCCTGGCTTGATTTCTTCCTGACTGGCGTGCGCGACACCGCCGACCAGGCAGCCAACGCGGCGCGCGAAATTCTGAATCTTTTCAACCGCGATCAGAAAAAGATCGAGACGCTCGGCAGGCCCGCCGCCTCCGTACTGCGCGTGTTCCAGCACATGCAGCGAAACCCAATCATCGCGATTCCATCGACGGCGAAGCGGATTGGTATCTCCGCTCCGACGGTTGCGAAGTCGCTAGGCCACATGATCGACCTCGGCATCCTCGAAGAGACCACTGGCCGCGAGCGGCATCGCCTTTTCGTCTACCGTCGATACTTGGACATCCTCAACGAAGGAACGGAGCCGTTGCGGTGA